In the genome of Candidatus Ruthia magnifica str. Cm (Calyptogena magnifica), one region contains:
- the argB gene encoding acetylglutamate kinase has protein sequence MLNNMSNNTNNITSVLTESLPYIKKFQGKTIVIKYGGNAMVDEALKSSFARDIVLMKLVGMNPIVVHGGGPQIGKTLKKIGKQSQFIDGMRVTDSETMDVVEMVLGGLVNKEIVNLIHQHGGHSIGLTGKDGSLISAKKLKHDIEPTSEIIDLGHVGEVDKIDISVINLLLKGDFIPVIAPIGVGKDGFSYNINADLVASAIAQALNAEKLILLTNASGLLDANGELLTRLDDNIIDGLIKDGTIHSGMLPKINCALSAVKNGVKSTHIIDGRVAHAVLLEVFTNSGVGTLITCNE, from the coding sequence ATGTTAAACAACATGTCTAATAACACAAACAATATTACGAGCGTTTTAACAGAAAGCTTACCTTATATTAAAAAATTCCAAGGTAAAACTATCGTTATTAAATATGGTGGTAATGCCATGGTTGATGAGGCCTTAAAATCCAGTTTTGCACGTGATATTGTGTTGATGAAATTAGTTGGTATGAATCCAATTGTGGTGCATGGTGGCGGTCCACAAATTGGCAAGACACTAAAGAAAATTGGTAAACAAAGTCAATTCATTGATGGTATGCGTGTTACCGATTCAGAAACTATGGACGTGGTTGAAATGGTACTAGGTGGTCTGGTTAATAAAGAAATTGTAAATCTAATCCACCAACATGGTGGTCATTCAATTGGGTTGACTGGTAAAGATGGTAGTTTAATTTCTGCTAAAAAATTAAAGCATGATATTGAACCAACATCTGAAATTATTGATCTTGGTCATGTGGGTGAAGTGGATAAAATTGACATCTCAGTAATTAATTTATTATTAAAAGGGGATTTTATTCCAGTCATCGCGCCTATTGGGGTGGGTAAGGATGGTTTTTCTTATAATATAAATGCAGATTTGGTTGCAAGTGCGATTGCACAAGCGTTGAATGCTGAAAAGTTAATATTATTAACTAATGCGTCTGGTTTATTAGATGCCAATGGTGAATTATTAACTAGGCTTGATGACAATATCATTGATGGATTGATTAAGGATGGTACGATTCATAGTGGCATGTTGCCAAAAATTAATTGTGCTTTGTCAGCCGTTAAAAATGGTGTTAAATCTACGCATATTATCGATGGACGGGTTGCACATGCGGTATTGTTAGAAGTCTTTACGAATAGTGGTGTAGGTACACTAATTACTTGTAATGAATAA
- a CDS encoding dihydroorotate dehydrogenase electron transfer subunit translates to MNKASIKIHDCQILAHYQFEGKQYILTLASNIIAKQTKPGQFVHLTVSSALAMRRPISIMSVDIENGTFDLLYKVVGEGTRQLSQRKVGDILSIIGPIGNGFKLTDKKRPLLIGGGAGMPPMIAIAQQIKDLGYESFAILGSEVPFPFVDKLADNNKDYQGATYTMPELEDWGIECRLTSLQGFDGTFKGFVTDLAKIYLDNLKTDERMQVEIYACGPRLMLVAVANLAKEYNLPCQISLEENMACAVGGCAGCVVEIQTNQGISMKRVCVDGPVFDAYQIF, encoded by the coding sequence ATGAATAAAGCTAGTATTAAGATACATGATTGTCAAATTTTGGCACATTATCAGTTTGAAGGCAAGCAATATATTTTAACTTTGGCATCGAACATTATTGCTAAACAAACTAAGCCAGGACAGTTTGTACACCTTACTGTCTCTAGTGCTTTAGCCATGAGGCGACCTATTTCAATTATGTCAGTTGATATTGAAAATGGTACCTTTGATTTACTTTATAAGGTGGTGGGTGAAGGCACTCGTCAACTATCGCAGCGTAAAGTAGGCGATATATTGTCAATTATTGGCCCTATCGGTAATGGCTTTAAACTCACTGATAAAAAACGACCACTATTGATTGGCGGTGGTGCGGGTATGCCACCGATGATTGCTATTGCACAACAAATAAAAGATCTTGGCTATGAATCTTTTGCAATCCTGGGTTCTGAAGTGCCATTTCCATTTGTTGACAAGTTGGCCGATAATAACAAAGATTATCAAGGCGCAACATACACCATGCCTGAGTTAGAAGATTGGGGTATTGAATGTCGCTTAACCAGCCTGCAAGGTTTTGATGGTACATTCAAGGGCTTTGTAACTGATTTAGCTAAAATATATTTAGATAATTTAAAAACTGATGAAAGAATGCAAGTTGAAATATATGCTTGTGGTCCACGTCTAATGTTAGTAGCAGTAGCCAATTTGGCTAAAGAATATAACTTACCTTGTCAAATTTCATTAGAAGAAAATATGGCTTGTGCTGTGGGTGGTTGTGCAGGATGTGTGGTTGAAATACAAACTAACCAAGGCATTTCCATGAAGCGCGTTTGTGTTGATGGCCCAGTTTTTGATGCCTACCAAATATTTTGA
- a CDS encoding YggS family pyridoxal phosphate-dependent enzyme — translation MIKDNLEKIQERINQVNHTQFVTLIAVSKTRSVDELQQAINTGQKHFAENYLQEALIKINHLKGQNLIWHFIGPIQSNKTLKIAKNFDWVHSVDRLKIAKRLNEQRPKNLPNLKVLLQINIDNEPIKSGASIEQIDELVTHFESLKNLTLRGFMCIPNPSNSAQNFTRMTSIIKQYPNLDALSMGMSRDLESAITNGATFLRIGTDIFGKRA, via the coding sequence TTGATTAAGGATAACTTAGAAAAAATTCAAGAAAGAATTAACCAAGTTAATCACACTCAGTTTGTTACTTTAATTGCAGTGAGCAAAACCAGATCGGTAGATGAATTGCAGCAGGCCATTAATACGGGTCAGAAACATTTTGCTGAAAATTATCTGCAAGAAGCACTCATCAAAATTAATCACTTAAAAGGCCAAAACCTAATTTGGCATTTTATTGGCCCTATTCAGTCAAATAAAACTTTAAAAATTGCCAAAAATTTCGATTGGGTACATAGTGTAGACCGATTAAAAATTGCTAAAAGGCTCAATGAGCAACGTCCAAAAAACTTACCAAATTTAAAAGTGCTTTTGCAGATTAATATTGATAACGAGCCTATCAAATCAGGTGCATCGATTGAACAAATTGATGAACTAGTTACTCATTTTGAAAGTCTAAAAAATCTCACTTTAAGAGGCTTTATGTGCATACCAAATCCTTCTAATTCAGCGCAAAATTTTACAAGAATGACAAGTATTATTAAGCAATACCCAAACTTAGATGCTTTATCAATGGGCATGAGTCGTGATTTAGAATCAGCCATTACTAATGGTGCTACTTTTTTACGTATTGGTACAGATATTTTTGGCAAGAGAGCTTAA
- a CDS encoding TA system antitoxin ParD family protein has translation MNKNLYNRAKIQTKKELRIVSNQIKYWVKIRHTTMINPDLPIDMVEKLLITKRETKPTF, from the coding sequence ATCAATAAAAATTTATACAATCGAGCCAAAATTCAGACCAAAAAAGAATTAAGAATAGTGTCCAATCAAATTAAATATTGGGTAAAAATTAGGCATACTACAATGATCAATCCTGATCTACCAATTGACATGGTTGAAAAATTACTAATCACAAAACGTGAAACCAAACCAACCTTTTGA
- a CDS encoding AsmA-like C-terminal region-containing protein, whose protein sequence is MIKKKRLSGIKVLKISTWVSVIFTFIFVLVVLFFVIFPMLLKVPIETQLSSLTGLDVQLSKITFDFEKKGITLKVHDISIASGEAQQMAMIKNLSWHINLLSLFDDIYHSSQIFIDTLVLYSNLDDFSIDDIRNIASLGMLKELYFFESLHINKTIIKDTVEIASLTLKRDGMQLLLTIPNQSIGTKHLDITIILSSAKINQNGFLTLPITLSGDDFELLSSLKIYSYQGYDFIQFSGLIQRMNVINISDYLPMVLIGDINHQWIKHAFQSGELDNINISIKKNLSTQLPAKIKFDAHLSNTELLFNTDWQSLKQLDANIAIDGRKITVMVNHTMLNDMFLQGMKVQILDMSKDKLEISVVGKINTQSEILTQFLKDAPLNDNVNDVLGKFSLSGKVVGNVDLIISLDETEPILDINLSIQDNRMTTLGGAIVVKNYDAQLTLHNNKITSKGVGNIRGESFNIRINSNNQDSGLDALFKVGLTNGNNFEFYLTKYLDQTWQANVKSDTLKTDVKIILNENALPEVKLINLQVEALDKIKGNWDIQAKDFPSMHLSVQNIQVGESKWPDFEATLGSQDKVLKIINLEFLGIGVNSQNLSFDGAWVDGRTILTAKAKGSKLSKFLDKLNIKEKVRGGQFEFDIRLFCNCAPWNMSFKGASGLIKMKVKEGVFTNKDPNISRVLSLLNIKSIAKRLELDITDLVSEGFVYDTIDAQVSINNSMATISHFKLDSSSSTINLTGSSNIVKQTYHLEAKVLPAISDAVPITTYLAGGGLSGMVVWLVDKILFKGKLINNIVDKVVEFKYKITGPWNKPIIENISTVL, encoded by the coding sequence ATGATTAAAAAAAAACGCTTAAGTGGTATTAAAGTATTAAAAATAAGCACTTGGGTTAGTGTTATTTTTACGTTCATTTTTGTATTAGTAGTGTTATTTTTTGTCATCTTTCCAATGTTACTAAAAGTACCGATTGAGACTCAATTATCAAGTTTAACTGGGCTTGATGTTCAGTTGTCTAAAATTACATTTGATTTTGAAAAGAAAGGTATTACTTTAAAAGTGCATGATATTTCCATCGCATCTGGTGAAGCTCAGCAAATGGCCATGATTAAAAATTTATCTTGGCATATTAATCTGCTAAGTTTGTTTGATGATATTTATCATTCTAGTCAAATTTTTATTGATACTCTAGTGCTTTATTCTAATCTTGATGATTTCAGTATAGACGACATTAGAAATATAGCCTCACTTGGTATGCTAAAAGAACTATATTTTTTTGAATCTCTGCATATTAATAAAACAATTATTAAAGATACAGTTGAAATTGCATCATTGACGCTTAAAAGAGATGGGATGCAATTGTTGTTAACAATACCTAATCAGAGTATTGGCACTAAACACCTTGACATTACGATTATCTTATCTAGTGCCAAGATTAATCAAAATGGCTTTTTAACGTTACCAATTACTTTGAGTGGTGATGATTTTGAGTTGTTGTCAAGTCTTAAAATATATAGCTATCAAGGTTATGATTTTATCCAATTTAGTGGCCTTATTCAGCGTATGAATGTGATTAATATTAGTGATTATTTACCTATGGTATTGATAGGTGATATAAATCATCAATGGATTAAGCATGCATTTCAATCAGGTGAATTGGATAATATTAATATCAGCATTAAGAAAAATCTTTCAACGCAATTACCAGCAAAGATAAAATTTGATGCGCACTTAAGCAATACTGAATTATTATTCAATACTGATTGGCAAAGTCTTAAGCAATTAGATGCAAATATTGCCATTGATGGTAGAAAAATCACAGTTATGGTCAATCATACTATGTTAAACGACATGTTTTTGCAAGGTATGAAAGTTCAAATATTGGACATGAGCAAAGATAAATTAGAGATTAGCGTCGTTGGTAAAATTAATACTCAAAGTGAAATATTAACCCAATTTTTAAAAGATGCACCACTGAATGATAATGTAAATGATGTGCTTGGGAAATTTAGTCTATCTGGAAAGGTGGTAGGTAATGTAGATTTAATCATATCACTGGATGAAACAGAGCCGATATTGGATATTAATTTGAGCATTCAAGATAACCGTATGACAACATTGGGTGGCGCAATTGTGGTTAAGAACTATGATGCACAATTGACATTGCATAATAACAAAATTACTTCAAAGGGTGTGGGCAATATTCGGGGTGAGTCATTTAATATTCGCATCAATTCTAATAATCAAGATAGTGGTTTAGATGCATTATTTAAAGTAGGGCTTACTAACGGTAATAATTTTGAGTTTTACTTGACTAAATATTTGGATCAAACATGGCAAGCAAATGTCAAGTCCGATACGTTAAAAACTGATGTAAAAATTATACTAAATGAGAACGCTTTGCCTGAGGTAAAATTGATAAACCTTCAAGTAGAGGCGTTAGACAAAATAAAAGGCAATTGGGATATTCAGGCAAAAGATTTTCCCAGTATGCATTTAAGTGTACAAAACATACAAGTTGGTGAAAGTAAGTGGCCTGATTTTGAGGCCACACTTGGATCTCAGGACAAGGTGCTTAAAATCATTAATTTAGAATTTTTAGGCATAGGTGTGAATAGTCAAAACCTTAGTTTTGACGGTGCTTGGGTTGATGGTAGAACTATACTCACTGCTAAAGCAAAAGGTAGTAAGTTGAGTAAATTTCTTGATAAATTAAACATTAAAGAAAAAGTTCGTGGGGGTCAATTTGAATTTGATATACGCTTATTTTGTAATTGTGCTCCGTGGAATATGAGTTTTAAAGGCGCCAGTGGTTTGATTAAAATGAAAGTTAAAGAAGGTGTGTTTACCAATAAAGACCCTAATATTAGCCGGGTTTTATCATTGCTTAATATTAAATCCATTGCTAAGCGTTTAGAATTAGATATCACTGATTTGGTTAGTGAAGGGTTTGTTTATGATACTATTGATGCACAAGTTTCTATTAATAATTCTATGGCGACTATTAGCCATTTTAAACTTGACTCAAGTTCAAGCACGATTAACCTAACAGGCTCAAGTAATATTGTTAAACAAACTTATCATTTAGAAGCAAAAGTATTACCTGCCATTAGTGATGCCGTGCCGATTACTACTTATTTGGCTGGTGGTGGTTTGTCAGGTATGGTGGTTTGGCTTGTGGATAAAATTCTATTTAAAGGTAAATTGATTAATAATATTGTTGATAAAGTTGTTGAATTTAAATATAAAATAACAGGTCCGTGGAATAAGCCTATTATTGAAAATATATCAACCGTATTATGA
- the tldD gene encoding metalloprotease TldD: MIEQLLDDHRLNQEKITILLSSLAAKGTDYADLYFQHSAVESWFLEESIVKSGTYHISHGVGARAVSSDQTGFAYSDDLNIKAIEKAISFAKGISTQTGTRRIQAFQSIPQVARYNGSNPLSSFSSQEKVNFLKRIDILGRKEPKVKQVSALISGGFSEVLIASTDGVFAKDYRPMVRVSVSIIVEHNGRTESASSGGGGRYNYRYFIDHALDEIYVNEAIRQALVALESKKAPAGNMPVILGPGWPGVLLHEAIGHGLEGDFNRKKSSIFTNRIGEQVASDKCTIVDNGTLENRRGSLTIDDEGIPTQNTLLIENGILKGYLFDKMNAKLMNTVSTGNGRRESYAHIPIPRMTNTYMLNGQDSLKNMITSVDNGIYAVNFDGGQVNITSGKFVFSANEAYLIKNGKIMHPIKGVTLVGSGAEVLKKISMVANDLKLDNGVGVCGKDGQNVPVGVGQPSLKIDQLTVGGTEVNA, translated from the coding sequence ATGATTGAACAACTATTGGATGATCATCGTCTAAATCAAGAAAAAATAACTATTTTATTGTCTTCTTTGGCAGCTAAGGGTACTGATTATGCAGATTTATATTTTCAACATTCAGCGGTTGAATCTTGGTTTTTAGAAGAAAGTATTGTTAAATCTGGCACTTACCACATTAGTCATGGTGTGGGTGCTAGAGCTGTCAGTTCTGACCAAACTGGTTTTGCTTATTCAGATGATTTAAATATCAAAGCGATTGAAAAAGCCATTAGTTTTGCTAAAGGAATATCGACTCAAACTGGCACGAGAAGAATTCAAGCTTTTCAGTCTATTCCACAAGTTGCTAGATATAATGGCTCGAATCCGCTCAGTAGTTTCAGCTCGCAAGAAAAAGTTAATTTTTTAAAAAGAATTGATATATTGGGCAGAAAGGAGCCTAAGGTTAAGCAAGTTAGTGCCTTGATTTCTGGTGGATTTAGCGAGGTATTAATTGCTTCAACTGATGGTGTATTTGCAAAAGATTATCGTCCAATGGTGCGTGTTAGTGTGAGTATTATTGTTGAGCACAATGGTAGAACTGAATCAGCCTCAAGTGGTGGTGGTGGTCGATATAATTATCGATATTTTATTGACCATGCCTTGGATGAAATTTATGTTAATGAAGCTATTAGACAGGCGTTAGTAGCACTGGAGTCAAAAAAAGCACCTGCTGGAAATATGCCAGTTATACTGGGTCCTGGCTGGCCAGGAGTATTATTACATGAGGCTATTGGCCATGGCTTGGAAGGTGATTTTAATCGTAAAAAATCATCCATATTCACTAACAGAATTGGTGAGCAGGTGGCCAGTGATAAATGTACTATTGTTGATAACGGCACTTTGGAAAATAGGCGTGGCAGTTTAACAATTGATGATGAAGGCATTCCAACACAAAATACTTTGTTGATTGAAAATGGCATCTTAAAAGGTTATTTATTTGATAAAATGAACGCTAAACTAATGAATACAGTGTCAACAGGCAATGGTAGGCGTGAGTCTTATGCCCATATTCCCATACCAAGAATGACCAATACTTACATGCTAAACGGACAGGATTCTTTAAAGAATATGATTACTTCTGTTGATAATGGTATTTATGCGGTTAATTTTGATGGTGGTCAAGTTAACATTACTTCAGGAAAATTTGTTTTTAGTGCTAACGAGGCTTATCTTATTAAGAATGGAAAAATTATGCATCCTATTAAAGGTGTGACACTAGTAGGTTCTGGTGCTGAGGTATTAAAGAAAATATCTATGGTAGCAAATGATTTAAAACTTGATAATGGCGTTGGTGTGTGCGGTAAAGATGGTCAAAATGTGCCTGTAGGTGTTGGTCAACCTAGTTTAAAAATAGATCAACTAACCGTAGGTGGTACTGAGGTTAATGCATAA
- a CDS encoding NADH-quinone oxidoreductase subunit A produces the protein MLESYIPVIVFIFLGLAFGVGPMLIGYLLGPSKPYEEKNTQFECGFPAFDDSRMYFNVRYYLVAILFILFDLEVAFVFPWAVVQSQLGWFGFIAISIFLFLLAVGFIFEWKNGALEWE, from the coding sequence GTGTTAGAGAGTTATATACCTGTCATTGTTTTTATTTTTCTAGGGCTTGCTTTTGGTGTTGGACCAATGTTAATTGGTTATTTATTAGGGCCAAGTAAACCATATGAAGAAAAAAATACTCAATTTGAGTGCGGTTTTCCTGCCTTTGATGATTCGCGTATGTATTTCAATGTACGTTATTATCTAGTGGCTATTTTATTTATTTTGTTTGACTTAGAAGTTGCCTTTGTTTTTCCATGGGCAGTGGTTCAGTCTCAATTGGGCTGGTTTGGCTTTATCGCGATTAGTATTTTCTTATTTTTACTGGCGGTGGGTTTTATTTTTGAGTGGAAAAACGGCGCACTTGAATGGGAATAG
- a CDS encoding NuoB/complex I 20 kDa subunit family protein, with protein sequence MAIEGLMKQGFVTTSLNNVINWARTGSLWPMTFGLACCAVEMMEAGSSRYDLDRFGIVFRPTPRQSDLMIVAGTLTNKMAPALRKVYDQMPEPRWVISMGSCANGGGYYHYSYAVVRGCDRIVPVDIYVPGCPPTAEALLYGIIQLQDKIRSTNTIART encoded by the coding sequence ATGGCAATTGAAGGTTTAATGAAACAAGGTTTTGTAACCACATCACTTAACAATGTTATTAACTGGGCAAGAACAGGCTCGCTTTGGCCTATGACTTTTGGCTTGGCGTGTTGTGCAGTAGAGATGATGGAAGCGGGTTCTTCTCGCTATGATTTAGACCGTTTTGGTATTGTTTTTAGACCCACACCACGTCAATCAGATTTAATGATTGTAGCGGGCACACTCACCAATAAAATGGCACCGGCTTTACGCAAAGTTTATGACCAAATGCCTGAGCCAAGATGGGTAATTTCTATGGGCTCGTGTGCGAATGGTGGTGGTTATTATCATTACTCTTATGCAGTTGTTAGAGGTTGTGATCGTATTGTTCCCGTTGATATTTATGTTCCAGGCTGCCCGCCAACGGCAGAAGCGTTACTATACGGTATCATACAATTGCAAGATAAAATCCGCAGTACTAACACCATTGCAAGAACTTAA
- a CDS encoding NADH-quinone oxidoreductase subunit C has product MQDLKASLIKVFGERHLVEAFGELTLIVDSQDIIKTCLKLRDFFYFDTLIDLCGVDYLTYGQSDWNGNASASGFSRGRNHQGSKDRHEQRFVVVYHLLSVSKNKRIRVKSFVDEAEPIIKSVTDIWASADWYEREAFDLMGILFENHTDLRRILTDYGFKGHPLRKDFPMIGEVEMRYDEDLGRVVYEKVSIEPNINVPRVIRK; this is encoded by the coding sequence ATGCAAGATTTAAAAGCATCATTAATTAAGGTTTTCGGTGAACGTCATTTGGTTGAAGCTTTTGGAGAGTTGACTTTAATAGTTGATTCTCAAGATATTATTAAAACCTGTTTGAAATTAAGAGATTTTTTCTATTTTGACACATTAATAGATTTATGTGGTGTTGATTATTTAACTTATGGACAATCAGACTGGAATGGTAATGCGAGTGCTTCTGGTTTTTCTAGAGGGCGTAATCATCAAGGTTCAAAAGACAGACATGAACAGCGTTTTGTTGTGGTGTACCATTTATTATCTGTCAGTAAAAATAAACGTATTAGAGTGAAATCATTTGTTGATGAGGCCGAGCCTATTATCAAGTCAGTTACTGATATTTGGGCATCTGCTGATTGGTATGAACGTGAGGCCTTTGATTTAATGGGTATTTTATTTGAAAATCATACAGACTTGCGCCGGATTTTGACTGATTATGGCTTTAAAGGTCACCCCTTACGTAAGGATTTTCCAATGATTGGCGAAGTTGAAATGCGTTATGACGAAGACTTAGGTCGGGTGGTTTATGAAAAAGTGAGTATTGAGCCAAATATTAACGTACCAAGGGTAATCAGGAAGTAA
- a CDS encoding NADH-quinone oxidoreductase subunit D gives MAEIRNYTLNFGPQHPAAHGVLRLILEIDGEVIERADPHIGLLHRGTEKLVESKPYNQSIGYMDRLDYVSMMCNEHAYIMAIETMLGIKVPERAQYIRVMFDEITRILNHLMWLGTHGLDVGAMSIFLYAFREREKLIDCYEAVSGSRMHATYYRPGGVYRDLPDKMPQYLASGFRTDKELKTMNENRQGSLLDFIADFVKEFPKSIKQYDDLLTDNRIWKQRLVNIGIVSANRAKQLGFTGPMLRGSGVAWDLRKNQPYAVYDQLEFDIPVGVTGDSYDRYLVRMEEMRQSNHIIKQCVKWLQGNPGAVMSDDHKVSPPKRTDMKGDMESLIHHFKLFTEGYCLSEGEIYRAVEHPKGEFGIYLISDGANKPYRVKIRAPGFAHLAAMNEMARGHMLSDVVTIIGTQDIVFGEIDR, from the coding sequence ATGGCTGAAATTCGTAATTATACCCTTAATTTTGGCCCTCAACATCCTGCAGCGCACGGCGTGTTGCGCCTTATTTTAGAAATTGATGGCGAGGTGATTGAACGCGCTGACCCGCATATTGGCTTATTACATCGTGGTACAGAAAAATTAGTAGAATCAAAGCCATATAATCAATCAATTGGTTATATGGACAGGCTTGATTATGTTTCAATGATGTGTAACGAACATGCTTATATCATGGCGATTGAAACCATGTTAGGTATCAAAGTTCCTGAACGTGCTCAGTACATCCGAGTGATGTTTGACGAAATTACTCGAATTCTTAATCATTTAATGTGGTTAGGTACACACGGGCTTGATGTGGGCGCGATGAGTATTTTCTTATATGCATTTCGTGAACGTGAAAAATTGATTGATTGTTATGAGGCAGTATCAGGCTCACGTATGCATGCAACTTATTATCGTCCAGGCGGTGTTTATCGAGATTTGCCAGATAAAATGCCACAATATTTAGCTTCAGGTTTTCGTACGGATAAAGAATTGAAGACAATGAATGAAAATCGACAAGGTTCATTATTAGATTTTATTGCTGATTTTGTTAAAGAATTTCCAAAAAGTATTAAACAGTATGATGATTTATTAACGGATAATCGTATTTGGAAACAGCGGTTGGTAAACATTGGCATTGTTTCTGCTAATCGTGCCAAACAACTAGGGTTTACAGGCCCTATGCTTAGAGGTTCTGGGGTGGCATGGGACTTGAGAAAAAATCAACCTTATGCAGTTTATGACCAATTAGAGTTTGATATCCCAGTGGGAGTGACAGGCGATAGTTACGATCGTTACTTAGTGCGGATGGAAGAAATGCGCCAATCAAACCATATTATTAAACAATGTGTTAAGTGGCTACAAGGAAACCCAGGTGCAGTCATGAGTGATGATCACAAGGTGTCACCACCTAAACGAACTGACATGAAAGGTGACATGGAGTCTTTAATTCATCATTTTAAATTATTTACCGAAGGTTATTGCTTGTCAGAAGGTGAAATTTATCGCGCTGTTGAACATCCAAAGGGTGAGTTTGGGATATATTTAATTTCTGATGGTGCTAATAAGCCTTACAGGGTCAAAATTAGAGCGCCCGGTTTTGCGCATTTGGCCGCGATGAATGAAATGGCAAGAGGGCATATGTTGTCAGATGTTGTAACTATTATTGGTACGCAAGATATTGTATTTGGTGAAATAGATAGATGA
- the nuoE gene encoding NADH-quinone oxidoreductase subunit NuoE — MISIGAKKQIDAWIAKYPKDRKSSAVMQTLKIIQAENENKLSADTIQAVADYLDMPDIAVQEVATFYENYNHKKVGKYVIRFCHNISCMLNGADDLIAYLENKLGVQTDEVTPDGLISVKKVECLGACVGAPMFQINDEYFENLTFDKIDKIVDNLK, encoded by the coding sequence ATGATTTCTATTGGAGCAAAAAAACAAATTGATGCTTGGATTGCAAAATATCCAAAAGATAGGAAAAGTTCCGCCGTTATGCAAACTTTAAAAATTATTCAAGCAGAAAATGAAAATAAATTGAGTGCTGATACCATTCAAGCGGTGGCTGATTATTTAGATATGCCAGATATTGCTGTTCAAGAAGTGGCGACTTTTTATGAAAATTATAATCATAAAAAAGTTGGTAAATATGTGATTCGTTTTTGCCATAATATCTCATGTATGTTGAATGGTGCTGATGATTTAATTGCGTATTTAGAAAATAAATTGGGCGTTCAAACAGATGAAGTAACACCTGACGGCTTAATTAGTGTTAAAAAAGTTGAGTGCTTGGGTGCTTGTGTGGGTGCGCCAATGTTTCAAATTAATGATGAATATTTTGAAAATCTTACTTTTGATAAAATTGATAAAATTGTGGACAACCTCAAATGA